A single window of Amphiura filiformis chromosome 17, Afil_fr2py, whole genome shotgun sequence DNA harbors:
- the LOC140138367 gene encoding cytochrome P450 2U1-like: MANIMNNLLQPLIQDWTTILLAVFTFALLYLSIINNRKPARKLPPGPLFRWPTLGNLPSLDPKEPYKTINQLTQKYGPVYRLQFGSFPVLILNDFESVRQAFLKQGAEFDDRPKILVLNGPSGKGLVRAHSSMVQRIRRRFALTAFRDLGMGKCKLEDQIAEEIQRLCNVISKHEGKEFSPFHCLEMTSCNVIWCLIFGHGFAYDDPKLLRILNVLVQILKDGSFTGVANFVPWMRYLPFSGFDNVKRLSGQIDAFCKEMIDLSRENYTRGDPCTSFIETYLDNQENIKEETPDIAEWFDDEDFVACVGDLFGAATETTSTTLKWGFLYMVLQPDIQEKVQAELDSVAQRNRMPSLKDRPQLPYTEATLLEIQRIGSVAPLGVPRATTIDTKLCGFDIPQGTMVIPNLSAIHHDERIWKEAESFKPERFLDSDGKVNRREELIPFSIGKRKCLGEQLALMELFLIFTHLLHKFSFRLPEGAQPSLEPEMGMTLVPEEYRIVAVPRY, from the exons ATGGCGAATATAATGAATAACCTTCTTCAGCCTCTCATTCAGGACTGGACAACGATTCTCCTCGCTGTATTTACGTTTGCGTTACTATATCTTAGCATCATAAATAATCGGAAACCAGCAAGAAAGTTACCACCGGGTCCCCTATTCAGGTGGCCCACATTAGGTAACCTCCCAAGTCTCGATCCAAAGGAACCCTATAAAACTATCAACCAATTAACTCAGAAGTACGGACCAGTTTATCGCCTACAATTCGGATCTTTTCCTGTGCTTATTCTCAACGATTTTGAGTCCGTGCGTCAAGCGTTTCTTAAACAAGGTGCTGAGTTTGATGACAGACCTAAAATTCTTGTTTTGAATGGACCGTCTGGAAAAG GTCTTGTTCGAGCTCACAGTAGTATGGTGCAACGCATACGACGGCGATTCGCATTAACTGCTTTCCGTGATCTTGGCATGGGGAAGTGCAAACTGGAAGACCAAATCGCTGAAGAAATCCAACGTCTATGTAATGTTATTTCTAAACATGAAGGAAAAGAATTCTCACCATTTCACTGTTTAGAAATGACTAGTTGCAATGTCATCTGGTGTCTCATTTTCGGACATGGCTTTGCTTATGATGATCCGAAACTATTGCGCATTCTCAATGTTCTAGTACAAATCTTAAAAGATGGCTCTTTCACTGGTGTTGCAAACTTTGTACCCTGGATGCGATACTTACCATTCTCTGGATTTGACAACGTCAAACGACTCAGTGGTCAAATTGATGCATTTTGTAAAGAAATGATTGACCTATCGCGTGAGAATTACACTCGAGGAGATCCGTGCACTAGTTTCATCGAGACGTACTTGGATAATCAAGAGAACATTAAGGAAGAAACccctgatattgctgaatggttcGACGATGAAGATTTCGTAGCGTGTGTAGGTGATCTATTTGGAGCTGCAACAGAAACAACGTCCACAACATTAAAGTGGGGTTTCCTTTACATGGTGCTGCAACCTGACATCCAAGAGAAGGTCCAAGCCGAATTGGATTCTGTGGCTCAGCGGAATAGAATGCCTTCCTTAAAGGACAGACCTCAACTTCCGTACACCGAAGCAACGCTTCTTGAAATACAGCGCATTGGTAGTGTCGCTCCTCTTGGAGTGCCAAGAGCAACTACTATTGATACTAAGCTTTGTGGATTTGATATACCACAAGGTACGATGGTGATACCGAATCTATCGGCTATTCATCATGATGAGAGAATCTGGAAGGAAGCGGAGTCATTTAAGCCAGAGAGATTTCTAGATTCTGATGGAAAAGTGAATCGCAGGGAAGAGTTGATCCCATTTTCGATTG gaaAACGTAAATGTTTGGGTGAACAGTTGGCTTTGATGGAACTCTTCCTTATCTTTACCCATCTTCTTCATAAATTCTCATTTCGTCTACCAGAAGGAGCTCAACCAAGCCTGGAACCAGAAATGGGCATGACTCTTGTTCCCGAGGAGTACAGAATAGTTGCAGTACCCCGATATTAG